A DNA window from Phragmites australis chromosome 11, lpPhrAust1.1, whole genome shotgun sequence contains the following coding sequences:
- the LOC133885140 gene encoding probable WRKY transcription factor 47: MHVLSPHPAPPLALLLGHRDSTRTVRNELGPMDDALSQIHEAFRLAEELMSELPATQNDPAYLAERCHSIVRAYIGVIRMLHPHGAEPPPFAGQNLLRLSFPDQEAGDNRFLVVPKVPSPQLGHQLLEPFHTLGADALGAQAPEIRAGADGAGSSGVPVRRRSPPVQPRQGRRRRESGERMTVMVPAQRTGNTELPPDDGYTWRKYGQKDILGSRYPRSYYRCTHKNYYGCEAKKKVQRLDYDPFVYEVTYCGNHTCLTSTTPLLTLPAPAATATTAANTATNSPTSSAAMLAQDLVMAAAEHPPPALSTSIQLGFSWMSSSLVGAGTSTGEGSSAQVNVPTSGRETDYPVVDLADVMFNSGSSRGSSMDAIFSAHDQRDS, from the exons ATGCACGTCCTTTCACCTCACCCAGCTCCTCCATTGGCACTGCTACTTGGTCATCGGGACAGCACAAGGACGGTCCGCAACGAGCTGGGACCGATGGACGACGCGCTGTCGCAGATCCACGAGGCGTTCCGGCTCGCCGAGGAGCTCATGAGCGAGCTCCCGGCGACCCAGAACGACCCGGCCTACCTCGCCGAGCGCTGCCACAGCATTGTCCGCGCCTACATCGGGGTCATCCGCATGTTGCACCCCCACGGTGCGGAGCCTCCTCCCTTCGCCGGCCAGAATCTCCTCCGCCTGAGCTTCCCGGATCAGGAGGCCGGCGACAACCGGTTCCTCGTTGTTCCTAAGGTGCCGTCGCCGCAGCTGGGGCACCAGTTGCTGGAGCCATTCCACACGCTCGGCGCGGACGCGTTGGGCGCGCAAGCTCCCGAGATCCGCGCCGGAGCGGACGGTGCTGGGTCCTCTGGCGTCCCGGTGAGGCGGCGGTCTCCGCCGGTGCAGCCACGGCAGGGCCGGAGGAG GAGGGAGAGTGGGGAGAGGATGACCGTGATGGTTCCGGCGCAGCGGACGGGCAACACGGAGCTGCCACCCGATGACGGATACACGTGGCGCAAGTATGGACAGAAGGATATCCTCGGCTCCCGATATCCCAG GAGCTACTACAGGTGCACTCACAAGAACTACTACGGGTGCGAGGCCAAGAAGAAGGTGCAGCGCCTGGACTACGACCCATTCGTGTACGAAGTCACATACTGCGGCAACCACACCTGCCTCACCTCCACAACGCCACTGCTCACCCTCCCCGCCCCTGCTGcgaccgccaccaccgccgccaacACCGCAACAAACTCCCCGACTAGCTCGGCAGCCATGCTCGCCCAGGACCTCGTCATGGCGGCCGCCGAGCATCCTCCACCGGCGCTGTCCACGTCCATACAGCTCGGGTTCAGCTGGATGTCGTCAAGCCTCGTCGGAGCTGGCACCAGTACCGGGGAGGGAAGCAGCGCGCAGGTGAACGTGCCCACCTCAGGGAGGGAGACTGATTACCCGGTGGTGGACCTCGCCGACGTCATGTTCAACTCCGGCAGCAGCAGGGGGAGCAGCATGGACGCCATCTTCTCTGCTCACGATCAACGTGACAGCTAG